Proteins encoded together in one Miscanthus floridulus cultivar M001 chromosome 16, ASM1932011v1, whole genome shotgun sequence window:
- the LOC136514141 gene encoding probable membrane-associated kinase regulator 3: protein MARPPTMVIQDDYIDMDLTPAATPVPPPSSPRFEFQSAGAGDARHREAAFASPADELFYKGNLLPLHLPPRLQLVQRLLQDQEQQQPPLRGVKRDAESDAAAAAAAEGGDADAASKVCAAKKPSWAKKLKVVKRWASREYIRSLFLARPPLPSDIVAAADGGTSASASGHGIGSVSARGSVLEQEEACQCHHRKSFSGIIRRVRLVATNNKAPGTSPLCSSSSSSSSSTPSCGNANGFFFRTPAPALKRSSSSGSSEEGAIQGAIAHCKRSQLLQPGMMVSSAAAAAARRSVSDVMFYSVTNTPRASSVAAGEVAQERRQEMCRG, encoded by the coding sequence ATGGCGAGGCCACCCACAATGGTGATCCAGGACGACTACATCGACATGGACCTGACCCCGGCGGCCACGCCAGTGCCACCGCCATCCTCGCCCCGCTTCGAGTTCCagagcgccggcgccggcgacgccAGGCACAGGGAGGCGGCGTTCGCGTCCCCGGCGGACGAGCTGTTCTACAAGGGCAACTTGCTGCCGCTCCACCTGCCGCCGCGGCTGCAGCTCGTGCAGAGGCTCCTCCAGGACCAGGAGCAGCAGCAACCACCGCTGCGAGGGGTGAAGAGGGACGCGGAGTCGgatgccgcggcggcggcggcggcagagggcGGAGACGCCGACGCCGCCAGCAAGGTGTGCGCCGCCAAGAAGCCGTCTTGGGCCAAGAAGCTCAAGGTGGTGAAGCGGTGGGCGTCGAGGGAGTACATCCGGTCGCTCTTCCTGGCCAGGCCGCCGTTGCCGAGCGacatcgtcgccgccgccgacggcggCACCAGCGCCAGCGCCAGTGGGCACGGCATCGGCAGCGTCAGCGCGAGGGGGAGCGTCCTGGAGCAGGAGGAGGCGTGCCAATGCCACCACCGCAAGTCCTTCTCCGGCATCATCCGGCGAGTGCGCCTCGTGGCGACCAACAACAAGGCGCCCGGGACCTCGCCGCtgtgctcctcctcctcgtcctcctcgtcgtccACGCCGTCGTGCGGCAACGCCAACGGGTTCTTCTTCcggacgccggcgccggcgctgaaGCGGAGCAGCAGCTCCGGGTCGTCCGAGGAGGGCGCCATCCAGGGCGCCATCGCGCACTGCAAGCGCTCCCAGCTGCTGCAGCCCGGGATGATGgtctcgtcggcggcggcggcggcggcgcggaggagCGTCAGCGACGTCATGTTCTACTCGGTCACCAACACGCCTAGAGCCTCCTCCGTGGCCGCCGGCGAGGTGGCGCAGGAGAGGAGGCAGGAGATGTGCAGGGGCTGA
- the LOC136514236 gene encoding uncharacterized protein gives MVVLHVKSAAPASASSSSSSSLAQDGDEDTEFLYECAASAAVADVAAALGALAGLQAALLSLCRRLRARCAGAGDAATGELERALDEAEAYASKEQVLRNRFLSPRALREHIRNIEKKCATALQEPPEALSLQESSSGNKHERIQIWWAGKELAMDQKLSDYIGVNDKTKIVVRLTQARDEC, from the exons ATGGTCGTGCTGCACGTGAAGTCGGCGGCGCCAGCCtccgcttcctcctcctcctcctcctctctggcGCAGGACGGGGACGAGGATACGGAGTTCCTGTACGAGTGCGCCGCCTCCGCGGCCGTCGCGGACGTCGCGGCCGCCCTCGGCGCGCTCGCGGGCCTCCAGGCCGCCCTACTCtccctctgccgccgcctccgag CGAGGTGCGCGGGTGCTGGTGATGCTGCGACGGGCGAGCTCGAGAGGGCGCTGGACGAGGCCGAGGCCTACGCTTCCAAG GAACAAGTGCTGCGTAACAGATTCCTGTCCCCTCGTGCTCTAAGGGAACATATCAGGAACATTGAGAAGAAATGCGCTACTGCTCTACAAGAACCTCCAGAGGCGTTGTCTCTGCAAGAGTCATCATCAG GCAACAAGCATGAGAGAATACAGATTTGGTGGGCTGGGAAAGAGCTAGCCATGGACCAGAAGCTATCCGACTATATCGGTGTTAATGATAAAACCAAG ATTGTCGTCAGGCTAACTCAAGCTCGTGATGAGTGTTGA
- the LOC136513110 gene encoding disease resistance protein RGA5-like encodes MAGMVVSAATGALSSLLSKLSDLLTDQYKQRKGVRRDIEFLRRELTDMNAALEKLADMEKLDAQTKVWRDNVREMAYDIEDSIDIFMLKLGQEDDDDNIGLFRRIVGKVRELRLHYQFGDKIQELRARVEEQSQSRERYRIDGSISESRVVEVDPRLPALFEDAKRLVGVDGPREEIIQRLMGEDDRHCSRRFEVLSIVGFGGLGKTTLANQVYSKIKNEFECTAFVTVSRTPHMPKILKGILSGVGYRDTEMEDDVQKLIEILRATLNDKRYFIIIDDLWSIKDWRTFVENNNASRVITTTRIQDVGASCCFLSQGHVYQMQPLNELHSRRLFFKRLFDTEDSCPEQFREISHDMLRKCKGVPLAITSIASRLANHMHVDIWEKIHNSLGSELYTNPTLEWMRHVLSLSYNDLSHELKTCLLYLGTYPEDYQIRKYELVRKWIAEGFVREKHGLDMQEAAVSCFNELINRSMIQPCFNEDDFGEVLTCQVHDLMLELIISKCKEENFITIIDRKFPMNGASQIRRISHHQFHNRDMDLTVESMSASQVRTYVSLRVADCMPPFSKFELLRVLDMERSFSMDLICLDVSAINHLFLLRYLRVWGFRVELPKKFGKLKHLMTLNMSQPWLDNPSEQLSDFSSLSSLRHLSLPGCVIFKNGLSKLCNLRDLFWFDFCSNSTECIRDLSELTNLRNLQVMMYNYSRPDGVENNRKTTILSTSLNKLGNSNLCNLAFEVVSSARAPSAQFWSNCLARPRHLQRFSLYGVTMPKVPNWIAHADRLAHVELEVQELPSDDVQVLAQLPCLIYLQLRAKTIPENNIIIHPQTFHSLKCFKFFCGELPSLTFEPAAMPQLQRLEIQLALGQGAMELQDDNLVSGIEHLASLEKISLYICAKCGQGSKIESAWRGAISRHPKSQALQIYVNCREYDGNGKLV; translated from the exons ATGGCGGGCATGGTGGTGAGTGCTGCCACTGGGGCGCTGAGCTCACTCCTCTCCAAGCTATCGGACCTGCTCACTGACCAGTACAAGCAACGCAAGGGAGTCCGAAGGGATATCGAGTTCCTCCGCCGTGAGCTGACCGATATGAACGCCGCATTAGAGAAGCTAGCAGACATGGAGAAGCTTGATGCCCAAACAAAGGTGTGGAGAGACAACGTTCGCGAGATGGCCTACGATATCGAGGATTCCATTGACATCTTCATGCTCAAGCTCGGCCAagaagacgacgacgacaacaTCGGCTTGTTTCGCAGGATTGTAGGCAAGGTTAGGGAGCTGCGACTGCACTACCAGTTTGGTGACAAGATTCAGGAGCTCAGAGCTCGTGTCGAGGAGCAGAGTCAAAGCCGAGAGAGATACAGGATCGATGGATCCATCTCAGAGTCTAGAGTGGTGGAAGTCGATCCAAGGCTGCCTGCACTGTTTGAGGATGCAAAGAGGCTTGTGGGCGTTGATGGTCCACGAGAGGAAATCATCCAACGGTTGATGGGAGAAGATGACCGTCATTGTTCTCGACGATTTGAAGTGCTATCCATCGTCGGTTTCGGTGGCCTCGGCAAGACAACTCTTGCAAACCAAGTGTACTCTAAAATCAAGAATGAGTTTGAGTGCACGGCGTTCGTGACCGTCTCTagaactcctcacatgccaaagATTCTCAAGGGAATACTGTCTGGAGTTGGATATCGTGACACGGAAATGGAAGATGATGTCCAAAAGCTTATCGAGATACTAAGAGCTACGCTCAACGATAAGAG GTACTTCATCATAATTGATGACTTATGGAGCATCAAGGATTGGCGCACTTTTGTGGAAAATAATAATGCCAGCAGAGTGATAACTACCACACGTATTCAAGACGTTGGCGCATCTTGTTGCTTTCTAAGTCAAGGCCATGTATACCAGATGCAACCTCTTAATGAGCTTCACTCAAGAAGGTTGTTTTTCAAAAGGCTATTTGATACAGAAGATAGTTGTCCTGAGCAATTCAGAGAGATTTCACATGACATGTTAAGGAAATGTAAAGGGGTACCATTGGCAATTACTAGTATTGCTAGCCGTTTGGCTAACCACATGCACGTTGACATATGGGAGAAGATACATAATTCGTTGGGTTCCGAGTTGTACACAAATCCTACACTAGAATGGATGAGGCATGTGTTAAGTCTTAGCTACAATGACCTGTCACATGAGCTCAAGACATGCTTGTTGTATCTTGGTACGTATCCTGAAGATTATCAAATCCGCAAGTATGAATTGGTAAGAAAATGGATAGCTGAAGGATTTGTTAGGGAAAAGCATGGTTTAGATATGCAGGAAGCTGCTGTAAGCTGTTTCAATGAACTCATCAACAGAAGTATGATCCAACCTTGCTTCAATGAAGATGATTTTGGTGAGGTGTTGACATGTCAAGTTCACGACCTAATGCTTGAGCTTATTATATCGAAGTGCAAAGAGGAAAACTTCATCACTATAATCGATAGGAAGTTCCCCATGAATGGAGCTTCGCAGATTCGCCGGATCAGCCATCATCAGTTCCATAACAGAGACATGGACCTGACAGTCGAGAGTATGAGTGCATCACAAGTCCGGACATATGTTTCCTTGCGTGTGGCTGATTGTATGCCTCCATTTTCGAAATTTGAGCTTTTGAGAGTCTTGGACATGGAACGTAGCTTTTCTATGGACCTTATATGCCTTGATGTGTCTGCTATAAATCACCTCTTTCTGCTGAGGTATCTGAGGGTCTGGGGCTTTCGCGTCGAGCTGCCAAAGAAATTTGGAAAGCTAAAGCATTTGATGACCCTAAATATGTCCCAGCCATGGTTGGATAATCCTAGTGAACAACTATCAGATTTTAGTTCCTTGTCATCTCTAAGGCATCTCAGTTTACCAGGATGTGTAATTTTCAAAAATGGGCTTAGCAAGTTGTGCAACCTACGTGATCTGTTCTGGTTTGACTTTTGTTCTAATTCCACAGAGTGCATCAGAGATCTCAGTGAGTTGACCAATCTTAGAAATCTTCAGGTGATGATGTACAATTACTCAAGGCCAGATGGCGTAGAAAATAATCGTAAGACAACAATCTTGTCAACTTCTCTTAACAAGCTCGGGAACAGCAACCTCTGCAATCTGGCTTTTGAGGTTGTGTCAAGTGCCAGGGCCCCATCAGCACAATTCTGGAGTAACTGCTTGGCACGCCCACGGCATCTGCAGAGGTTTAGCTTGTACGGCGTAACAATGCCCAAGGTCCCAAATTGGATTGCGCATGCAGACAGGTTGGCGCATGTTGAACTAGAGGTCCAGGAGCTCCCAAGTGATGATGTCCAGGTTCTTGCACAGTTGCCCTGCCTCATCTACCTCCAGTTAAGAGCTAAAACAATCCCAGAGAACAACATCATTATCCACCCCCAAACATTCCACAGCCTCAAGTGCTTCAAATTCTTTTGTGGTGAGCTGCCAAGCTTGACTTTTGAGCCAGCCGCAATGCCGCAGCTACAGAGACTGGAGATACAACTTGCCCTTGGACAAGGTGCAATGGAACTGCAAGATGACAATCTAGTTAGTGGCATCGAGCACCTTGCTAGCCTCGAAAAGATCTCCTTGTATATATGTGCCAAATGCGGTCAGGGGTCCAAAATAGAATCTGCATGGAGAGGCGCCATCAGCAGGCACCCGAAAAGTCAAGCCCTACAGATTTATGTAAACTGTAGAGAGTATGATGGAAATGGAAAATTGGTATGA
- the LOC136511557 gene encoding E3 UFM1-protein ligase 1 homolog isoform X2 encodes MLLMAFLVVVKGRLEGGQLYTPAYVSRITAMVRGAARGITVPTNLPSVWNSLQQQLHEMHGASGVSVEGSFFQSIFNGLLKEGAVLGSVRAGGQWTPAVFAHAQKESVDAFFSQNSYIGYDVLQKLAIPQPKQFLEARYPDGIALDAVFVHPSVVDMLDTAVGDAIENGHWIDSLSVLPSYISGPDATKILSICPSLQKAIKSSKAVVFGESCVFSNMFIKGIFDRLEKDTDSFGIRHSVGQGRPVNANLGSEHKTGSGQYSDTKDLGDNDTSSTGVSSDRGSKKKRGKGTGSTKGGSLEKDDDNEESIPVKGKKSHRKNKDAGASGDIKHGCKKASEKMKEESTNIFTDELIEQKVLAVAPELEELGGSDDSNAPLKLLSSHLRPMLVDSWTKKRNTMLSGNAERRRCLLDNLQKQIDEAVLDMQLYEKALDVFEDDPSTSGILHKHLLRSMGTPIVDKVLITLDKDSKLKNGIEVEDSEEDHIRLSTADRSSLAKDLPGALSLKAQVLIEALEGKRFDSFMDALRDILEESGLTFKKLDKRLERTMLHSYRKDLTAQVSSENDPVSFLPKVVALLFLQAYNKALQAPGRAVGAVITLLKDKLPASTYKVLADYHSTTVKLLALQAAATDDEEDCTSDRMRERKEDLEERLMPELKSLVLGTNKE; translated from the exons ATGCTTCTCATGGCTTTTCTTGTAGTG GTGAAAGGAAGGCTAGAAGGTGGACAGCTATACACTCCAGCATACGTCTCACGGATTACTGCTATGGTCCGTGGTGCTGCAAGGGGTATAACAGTGCCGACAAACTTGCCATCTGTTTGGAACTCCTTGCAACAACAGCTTCATGAGATGCATGGTGCTAGTGGAGTTTCTGTGGAAGGTTCATTCTTCCAATCCATTTTCAATGGTTTGCTAAAAGAAGGTGCTGTACTGGGATCAGTCCGTGCAGGAGGACAGTGGACACCAGCT GTTTTTGCCCATGCCCAAAAGGAGAGTGTTGATGCTTTTTTCTCACAG AACTCTTACATTGGGTATGACGTGCTTCAGAAACTTGCAATTCCTCAACCTAAACAGTTCTTGGAG GCCCGATATCCAGATGGTATTGCATTGGATGCTGTCTTTGTTCATCCTTCTGTGGTTGATATGCTCGATACTGCTGTTGGTGATGCAATTGAGAACGGACACTG GATTGATTCTCTTTCAGTTCTTCCATCATATATTAGTGGCCCTGATGCAACCAAAATTTTGTCTATCTGTCCATCTCTGCAGAAGGCTATCAAG TCTTCTAAAGCAGTGGTATTTGGAGAGTCATGTGTCTTTAGTAACATGTTTATTAAG GGTATTTTTGACCGACTTGAGAAAGATACGGACTCGTTTGGTATTAGACATAGTGTTGGTCAAGGAAGGCCTGTGAATGCGAATCTGGGTAGTGAGCACAAGACAGGATCTGGTCAGTATTCAGACACAAAAGATCTTGGTGATAATGACACTAGCAGTACTGGTGTTTCATCAGACAGAGGGTCAAAGAAGAAAAGGGGGAAAGGGACAGGGTCTACCAAAGGTGGATCACTTGAAAAGGATGATGACAATGAAGAAAGTATTCCTGTTAAGGGAAAGAAATCTCATAGGAAAAACAAGGATGCTGGTGCATCAGGCGATATAAAACATGGTTGTAAAAAAGCGTCAGAGAAAATGAAAGAGGAGAGTACAAACATCTTCACTGATGAATTGATAGAGCAAAAGGTTCTGGCTGTCGCTCCAGAGTTAGAAGAGTTAGGAG GCTCTGATGACTCGAATGCCCCCCTTAAATTGTTGTCTTCTCACTTGAGGCCAATGCTTGTTGACTCATGGACAAAGAAACGGAACACTATGCTGTCTGGAAATGCTGAAAGGAGGCGTTGCTTGCTCGATAATCTGCAGAAGCAGATAGATGAG GCTGTCCTGGATATGCAACTTTATGAAAAAGCTTTGGATGTATTTGAGGACGATCCTTCTACTTCT GGTATACTACACAAGCATCTGCTAAGAAGTATGGGCACTCCAATAGTTGACAAAGTTTTGATTACATTG GATAAggatagcaaattgaagaatGGAATAGAGGTTGAGGATAGCGAAGAAGATCACATCCGATTAAGCACGGCTGACCGAAGCTCTCTG GCCAAGGATCTTCCTGGTGCATTGTCATTGAAGGCTCAAGTTTTAATCGAAGCACTGGAGGGAAAG AGATTTGATTCATTTATGGATGCCTTAAGAGATATACTGGAGGAAAG TGGCTTGACATTTAAGAAGCTTGATAAAAGATTAGAGAGGACAATGCTGCATTCCTATCGCAAG GACTTGACAGCTCAAGTTTCATCAGAGAACGATCCTGTTTCCTTTCTTCCAAAAGTTGTTGCTTTACTTTTTCTGCAG GCATATAATAAGGCTCTTCAGGCACCAGGAAGGGCTGTCGGTGCTGTTATCACACTGCTGAAG GATAAGCTGCCAGCTTCAACCTACAAGGTATTGGCTGATTATCACAGCACTACTGTGAAACTTCTAGCACTACAAGCTGCTGCTACTGACGAT GAAGAAGATTGCACATCAGACCGAATGCGAGAAAGGAAGGAAGATCTGGAAGAAAGGCTGATGCCAGAACTGAAATCCCTGGTCCTTGGCACAAACAAAGAGTGA
- the LOC136511557 gene encoding E3 UFM1-protein ligase 1 homolog isoform X1, translating into MDAELLELQRQLEAAQSAKSSMRLSERNVVELVQKLQERGIIDFDLLHTVSGKEYITSDHLKHEIKMEIKKRGRVSLVDLSDTLGVDLYHVERQSQKVVSDDPTLMLINGEIMSQSYWDTVTEEINEKLQERSQIALAEIAAQLHIGSELVISILEPRLGSIVKGRLEGGQLYTPAYVSRITAMVRGAARGITVPTNLPSVWNSLQQQLHEMHGASGVSVEGSFFQSIFNGLLKEGAVLGSVRAGGQWTPAVFAHAQKESVDAFFSQNSYIGYDVLQKLAIPQPKQFLEARYPDGIALDAVFVHPSVVDMLDTAVGDAIENGHWIDSLSVLPSYISGPDATKILSICPSLQKAIKSSKAVVFGESCVFSNMFIKGIFDRLEKDTDSFGIRHSVGQGRPVNANLGSEHKTGSGQYSDTKDLGDNDTSSTGVSSDRGSKKKRGKGTGSTKGGSLEKDDDNEESIPVKGKKSHRKNKDAGASGDIKHGCKKASEKMKEESTNIFTDELIEQKVLAVAPELEELGGSDDSNAPLKLLSSHLRPMLVDSWTKKRNTMLSGNAERRRCLLDNLQKQIDEAVLDMQLYEKALDVFEDDPSTSGILHKHLLRSMGTPIVDKVLITLDKDSKLKNGIEVEDSEEDHIRLSTADRSSLAKDLPGALSLKAQVLIEALEGKRFDSFMDALRDILEESGLTFKKLDKRLERTMLHSYRKDLTAQVSSENDPVSFLPKVVALLFLQAYNKALQAPGRAVGAVITLLKDKLPASTYKVLADYHSTTVKLLALQAAATDDEEDCTSDRMRERKEDLEERLMPELKSLVLGTNKE; encoded by the exons ATGGACGCGGAGCTCCTGGAGCTGCAGCGGCAGCTGGAGGCGGCGCAGAGCGCGAAGTCCAGCATGCGCCTGTCGGAGCGGAACGTGGTGGAGCTGGTGCAGAAGCTGCAGGAGCGCGGCATCATCGACTTCGACCTCCTCCACACAGTCTCCGGCAAGGAGTACATAACATCC GACCACTTGAAGCATGAGATTAAGATGGAGATCAAGAAGAGAGGCCGTGTGTCTCTAGTCGACTTATCAGATACCCTGGGGGTGGACCTTTACCATGTTGAGAGGCAGTCACAGAAGGTCGTCTCGGATGATCCCACTCTAATGCTGATAAATGGCGAGATCATGTCACAATCTTACTGGGACACCGTGACAGAAGAGATAAATGAGAAGCTGCAGGAACGCAGCCAGATTGCCTTGGCAGAGATTGCTGCCCAGCTGCATATTGGATCTGAGCTTGTCATCAGTATCCTCGAGCCACGGCTTGGAAGTATT GTGAAAGGAAGGCTAGAAGGTGGACAGCTATACACTCCAGCATACGTCTCACGGATTACTGCTATGGTCCGTGGTGCTGCAAGGGGTATAACAGTGCCGACAAACTTGCCATCTGTTTGGAACTCCTTGCAACAACAGCTTCATGAGATGCATGGTGCTAGTGGAGTTTCTGTGGAAGGTTCATTCTTCCAATCCATTTTCAATGGTTTGCTAAAAGAAGGTGCTGTACTGGGATCAGTCCGTGCAGGAGGACAGTGGACACCAGCT GTTTTTGCCCATGCCCAAAAGGAGAGTGTTGATGCTTTTTTCTCACAG AACTCTTACATTGGGTATGACGTGCTTCAGAAACTTGCAATTCCTCAACCTAAACAGTTCTTGGAG GCCCGATATCCAGATGGTATTGCATTGGATGCTGTCTTTGTTCATCCTTCTGTGGTTGATATGCTCGATACTGCTGTTGGTGATGCAATTGAGAACGGACACTG GATTGATTCTCTTTCAGTTCTTCCATCATATATTAGTGGCCCTGATGCAACCAAAATTTTGTCTATCTGTCCATCTCTGCAGAAGGCTATCAAG TCTTCTAAAGCAGTGGTATTTGGAGAGTCATGTGTCTTTAGTAACATGTTTATTAAG GGTATTTTTGACCGACTTGAGAAAGATACGGACTCGTTTGGTATTAGACATAGTGTTGGTCAAGGAAGGCCTGTGAATGCGAATCTGGGTAGTGAGCACAAGACAGGATCTGGTCAGTATTCAGACACAAAAGATCTTGGTGATAATGACACTAGCAGTACTGGTGTTTCATCAGACAGAGGGTCAAAGAAGAAAAGGGGGAAAGGGACAGGGTCTACCAAAGGTGGATCACTTGAAAAGGATGATGACAATGAAGAAAGTATTCCTGTTAAGGGAAAGAAATCTCATAGGAAAAACAAGGATGCTGGTGCATCAGGCGATATAAAACATGGTTGTAAAAAAGCGTCAGAGAAAATGAAAGAGGAGAGTACAAACATCTTCACTGATGAATTGATAGAGCAAAAGGTTCTGGCTGTCGCTCCAGAGTTAGAAGAGTTAGGAG GCTCTGATGACTCGAATGCCCCCCTTAAATTGTTGTCTTCTCACTTGAGGCCAATGCTTGTTGACTCATGGACAAAGAAACGGAACACTATGCTGTCTGGAAATGCTGAAAGGAGGCGTTGCTTGCTCGATAATCTGCAGAAGCAGATAGATGAG GCTGTCCTGGATATGCAACTTTATGAAAAAGCTTTGGATGTATTTGAGGACGATCCTTCTACTTCT GGTATACTACACAAGCATCTGCTAAGAAGTATGGGCACTCCAATAGTTGACAAAGTTTTGATTACATTG GATAAggatagcaaattgaagaatGGAATAGAGGTTGAGGATAGCGAAGAAGATCACATCCGATTAAGCACGGCTGACCGAAGCTCTCTG GCCAAGGATCTTCCTGGTGCATTGTCATTGAAGGCTCAAGTTTTAATCGAAGCACTGGAGGGAAAG AGATTTGATTCATTTATGGATGCCTTAAGAGATATACTGGAGGAAAG TGGCTTGACATTTAAGAAGCTTGATAAAAGATTAGAGAGGACAATGCTGCATTCCTATCGCAAG GACTTGACAGCTCAAGTTTCATCAGAGAACGATCCTGTTTCCTTTCTTCCAAAAGTTGTTGCTTTACTTTTTCTGCAG GCATATAATAAGGCTCTTCAGGCACCAGGAAGGGCTGTCGGTGCTGTTATCACACTGCTGAAG GATAAGCTGCCAGCTTCAACCTACAAGGTATTGGCTGATTATCACAGCACTACTGTGAAACTTCTAGCACTACAAGCTGCTGCTACTGACGAT GAAGAAGATTGCACATCAGACCGAATGCGAGAAAGGAAGGAAGATCTGGAAGAAAGGCTGATGCCAGAACTGAAATCCCTGGTCCTTGGCACAAACAAAGAGTGA